A window of the Thermoflexus sp. genome harbors these coding sequences:
- a CDS encoding Lrp/AsnC family transcriptional regulator — protein sequence MVQAYVFIQAAMGKPSAVAEALRKLPEVRSAVVVTGPYDVIALVEADDLQVLGRVITEKIQTIEGVERTLTSLVTGI from the coding sequence ATGGTGCAGGCTTATGTGTTCATCCAGGCGGCGATGGGCAAGCCCAGTGCCGTCGCCGAAGCGCTGCGCAAGCTCCCTGAGGTCAGGTCCGCGGTGGTGGTCACCGGCCCTTACGATGTGATCGCCCTGGTGGAAGCCGACGATCTCCAGGTTCTGGGCCGGGTGATCACGGAGAAGATCCAGACCATCGAGGGCGTTGAGCGCACCCTCACCTCGCTGGTCACCGGGATCTAA
- a CDS encoding vWA domain-containing protein, translating to MDERILQFIRALRATGVRVSVAESADALRAVEQVGVMDRETFKAALRTALVKEARAIPIFEELFPLFFGLGKPPMAPAMNGLSPEDQRRLQAALQALAAQFGPHLAALMQRLLQGQPFTPEELEALARYAGRQRIREWADRQALARWMQRGAGLDERLEQMIRALLRMLAEAGTDAKTLQQLEAQIRANRAAMARQIQQAAGMATLERLAERPPEPSEAELMERPFQELTPTDLQRLRQMVARLAARLRTRAALRLKRGDGRRLDAKTTLRVNLRHAGVPFDLRFRRRHLKPRLVVLCDLSTSVRHCSEFFLHLIYLLQDQISRTRSFVFIDDLVEITPIFAEHRPEEAVRRVLMENPPGYYNTDLGNSLSTFCRDYLEAIDRRTTVIIVGDGRNNYNDPRLDCLELIRRRAKRILWFNPEPRPLWGTGDSDMPLYAPLCAAVHQVQNLAELAEAVDRLFERGGV from the coding sequence GTGGACGAGCGCATCCTTCAGTTCATCCGCGCCCTTCGCGCCACCGGCGTTCGGGTCTCGGTCGCGGAGTCGGCCGACGCGCTGCGGGCGGTGGAGCAGGTGGGGGTGATGGATCGGGAGACCTTTAAAGCTGCCCTTCGCACGGCCCTGGTGAAGGAGGCCCGGGCGATCCCCATCTTCGAGGAGCTCTTCCCCCTGTTCTTCGGGTTGGGCAAGCCGCCCATGGCTCCCGCTATGAACGGCCTCTCGCCGGAGGACCAGCGACGTCTGCAGGCGGCCCTTCAGGCCCTTGCGGCCCAATTCGGGCCGCACCTCGCTGCCCTGATGCAACGGCTGCTGCAAGGCCAGCCTTTCACCCCGGAGGAGCTGGAGGCGCTGGCCCGTTACGCTGGCCGTCAAAGGATACGAGAATGGGCGGATCGCCAGGCCCTCGCCCGCTGGATGCAGCGAGGCGCCGGGCTGGACGAGCGCCTGGAACAGATGATCCGTGCCTTGCTGCGGATGCTGGCCGAAGCGGGAACGGATGCGAAAACCCTCCAGCAGCTGGAGGCGCAGATCCGGGCCAATCGGGCCGCGATGGCCCGCCAGATTCAGCAGGCGGCCGGAATGGCGACCCTGGAGCGCCTGGCCGAGCGCCCCCCGGAGCCCAGCGAGGCGGAGCTGATGGAGCGCCCCTTCCAGGAGCTCACCCCGACGGATCTCCAGCGCCTGCGCCAGATGGTGGCCCGCCTGGCGGCCCGCCTGCGCACCCGGGCCGCCCTGCGCCTCAAGCGCGGCGACGGCCGCCGCCTGGACGCCAAAACCACCCTCCGGGTCAACCTGCGCCACGCCGGCGTCCCCTTCGATCTGCGTTTCCGACGGCGCCACCTCAAGCCCCGCCTGGTGGTCCTGTGCGACCTCAGCACCTCCGTGCGGCATTGCTCTGAGTTCTTCCTGCACCTGATCTACCTGCTCCAGGATCAGATCAGCCGCACCCGGAGCTTCGTCTTCATCGACGATCTGGTGGAGATCACTCCCATCTTCGCGGAGCACCGGCCGGAGGAGGCCGTGCGCCGGGTGCTGATGGAAAATCCCCCGGGGTATTACAACACGGATCTGGGGAACAGCCTGTCCACCTTCTGCCGGGATTACCTGGAGGCCATCGATCGGCGGACCACCGTGATCATCGTGGGGGATGGGCGGAACAATTACAACGATCCCCGGCTGGACTGCCTGGAGCTCATCCGCCGTCGGGCGAAACGTATCCTGTGGTTCAACCCGGAGCCCCGGCCGCTGTGGGGCACCGGCGACAGCGACATGCCCCTCTACGCCCCCCTCTGCGCGGCCGTCCACCAGGTCCAGAACCTGGCCGAACTGGCGGAGGCCGTGGATCGCCTGTTCGAGCGGGGCGGCGTTTAG